The following are from one region of the Leishmania major strain Friedlin complete genome, chromosome 22 genome:
- a CDS encoding putative DNA primase small subunit codes for MQVINENSLREFYAHVYPVELVTQWLSYRLSQPRLSAGSSVAVVKGEPTAVSGEESKDGVRHVLGIKAEPCDAVGAAAGADDEDKEWLNGKGAAAAEGYLARREFCFTLIGDIFTRFRSYRSSEELRAELVRCFPEKIDVGAVYNIRPNQKQGLANVFPVERELVFDIDMSDYDNVRSCCSGKSICSYCWAWMSCAAHVLHTVLRDDFGFKYILPVFSGRRGIHLWVCDRRARRMTNDERTALVGYLTVVAPKTLRSTIVADLANHRLIHPTIRHVLRTQLDRAFTSLFVASSSDNPNNIQHHPTAAYIVHDATSAVLKLGRRDALNRFQQHVHFQQGNVLDWATYLRALGSEQEATDILHAVQLLLMYPRLDEHVSTRRDHLLKLPFCVHPGTASLCCPLEWDEVDGFHPTEDAPKLHEMLLSRSLDVRWTLPLERMLKDMRTDEDENSS; via the coding sequence ATGCAGGTCATCAACGAAAACTCGCTGCGCGAGTTTTATGCGCACGTCTACCCCGTTGAACTCGTCACCCAATGGTTATCGTACCGGCTCAGCCAACCACGTCTTTCTGCGGGCTCCtctgtggcggtggtgaaaGGTGAGccgacggcggtgtcggGAGAGGAGAGTAAGGACGGGGTACGCCATGTGCTCGGCATTAAGGCGGAGCCATGCGACGCCGTGggagctgccgcaggcgcCGACGATGAGGACAAGGAATGGCTGAATGGGAagggggctgctgccgcggaggGCTATCTGGCACGCCGTGAGTTCTGCTTCACCCTCATCGGTGACATCTTTACCCGTTTTCGGAGCTACCGAAGTTctgaggagctgcgcgccgagctggtgCGCTGCTTTCCCGAGAAAATCGACGTGGGCGCCGTGTACAACATTCGACCAAACCAGAAGCAAGGCCTCGCGAACGTCTTCCCGGTGGAGCGGGAGCTCGTGTTTGACATCGACATGTCAGACTACGACAATGTGCGCTCCTGTTGCTCCGGCAAGAGCATCTGTTCCTACTGCTGGGCGTGGATGTCGTGCGCGGCACACGTGCTGCacacggtgctgcgcgacgacTTCGGCTTCAAGTACATCCTGCCCGTGTTCTCGGGTCGACGCGGTATTCACTTGTGGGTGTGCGACCGGCGTGCCAGGCGCATGACAAACGATGAGCGAACAGCGCTGGTCGGGTACTTGACGGTCGTCGCACCCAAGACACTCCGCAGCACCATCGTGGCCGACCTGGCGAACCACCGCCTCATCCACCCAACAATCCGTCACGTGTTGCGTACACAGCTCGACCGCGCCTTCACTTCGCTTTTCGTAGCGTCTTCGAGTGACAACCCCAACAACATTCAGCATCATCCCACGGCTGCCTACATCGTGCATGACGCTACATCGGCTGTGCTGAAGCTCGGCCGTCGCGACGCCTTGAACCGGTTCCAGCAGCACGTGCACTTCCAGCAAGGCAACGTGCTGGACTGGGCCACCTACCTGCGTGCCCTCGGCTCGGAGCAGGAGGCCACGGATATTTTGCACGCTGTGCAGCTTCTGCTCATGTATCCGCGCCTTGACGAGCACGTGAGTACGCGGCGTGATCACCTGCTGAAGCTCCCCTTTTGCGTGCATCCCGGCACGGCCTCCTTGTGCTGCCCACTCGAGTGGGATGAGGTGGATGGGTTCCACCCGACAGAGGATGCGCCGAAGCTGCACGAAATGCTTCTAAGCCGCAGCCTGGATGTGCGGTGGACGCTGCCGCTAGAGCGCATGCTGAAGGACATGCGCACAGACGAAGACGAGAACTCCTCATGA